A portion of the Polaribacter cellanae genome contains these proteins:
- the fbp gene encoding class 1 fructose-bisphosphatase → MTIKKQTLGEFIIENQHAFKYSSGELSSLLNSIRLAAKVVNHEVNKAGLVDIIGAYGDTNIQGEDQQKLDVYANDKFIQTLTRRNIVCGIASEEEDSFISVNSIDENHQNKYIVLIDPLDGSSNIDVNVSVGTIFSIYRRVTPVGTPVQLEDFLQKGSEQVAAGYVVYGTSTMLVYTTGNGVNGFTLNPAIGTFYLSHPNMTFPEDGNMYSVNEGNYLDFPLGVKKYIKYCQEEEGDRPYTSRYIGSLVSDFHRNMIKGGIYMYPKGSRNPNGKLRLLYECNPIAFIAEQANGKSSDGYTRTMDVEPTELHQRVPFICGSKNMVEKLEAFMQEFGE, encoded by the coding sequence ATGACCATAAAAAAACAAACTTTAGGAGAATTTATTATTGAAAACCAGCATGCTTTTAAATACAGTTCTGGAGAACTTTCCAGTCTTTTAAACTCAATTCGATTGGCTGCGAAAGTGGTAAATCACGAAGTAAATAAAGCTGGTTTGGTAGATATTATTGGTGCTTATGGAGACACAAATATCCAGGGAGAAGATCAACAAAAATTAGATGTGTATGCGAATGATAAGTTTATACAAACCTTAACTCGAAGAAATATTGTTTGTGGAATTGCCAGTGAAGAAGAAGATAGTTTTATAAGTGTAAATAGTATTGATGAGAATCATCAAAATAAATATATTGTTTTAATTGATCCTTTAGATGGTTCTTCGAATATTGATGTAAATGTTTCTGTGGGAACCATTTTTTCAATATACAGAAGAGTAACTCCTGTTGGAACTCCTGTACAATTAGAAGATTTTTTACAAAAAGGAAGTGAGCAAGTTGCTGCTGGCTATGTAGTTTATGGAACTTCTACTATGTTGGTTTATACGACTGGAAATGGTGTAAATGGTTTTACATTAAACCCTGCAATTGGCACTTTTTATTTATCGCACCCAAATATGACTTTTCCTGAAGATGGAAATATGTATTCTGTAAACGAAGGAAATTATTTAGACTTTCCTTTAGGTGTAAAAAAATACATTAAATACTGTCAGGAAGAAGAAGGAGACAGACCTTACACAAGTAGATATATTGGTTCTTTGGTTTCCGATTTTCATAGAAATATGATAAAAGGTGGCATTTATATGTATCCTAAAGGTTCTAGAAACCCAAATGGAAAATTACGTTTATTGTACGAATGCAACCCTATTGCTTTTATTGCAGAACAGGCGAATGGAAAATCTTCTGATGGTTACACAAGAACTATGGATGTAGAACCAACTGAATTACACCAAAGAGTGCCTTTTATTTGTGGAAGTAAAAACATGGTAGAAAAGTTAGAAGCTTTTATGCAAGAGTTTGGCGAATAA
- a CDS encoding GNAT family N-acyltransferase, with translation MALVTSKEISQVIGLEKFGFLGTFVGWVLLRVLRISAINKIYENNKNKSDLNFLNGVLDDCNIKFEIPEEDLKRIPKDGAFITVSNHPLGGIDGVLLLKLLIEKRTDYKIIANFLLHRIEPLKPYVMPVNPFETRKDAKSSVRGIKSALLHLKEGKPLGIFPAGEVSTYKDGKLKVDKPWEEGAVRLIKKANVPVIPIYFHAKNSRLFYFLSRISDTLRTAKLPSEVISQNGKVVKVRIGKPISVTDQNEFKEIPAFYEFIRKKTYMLANPFEKAHKLISTQNIKIPKKPAKKIAPQRNTNLFVKEINTLREKEVRLLESKNYEVFFASAKEIPNLLHEIGRLREITFREVGEGTNKEIDLDKFDKYYHHLLLWDREANCLVGAYRMGLGKEIFKKYGINGFYVQTLFRIEPELHQMMENTIEMGRAFIIGEYQQKPMPLFLLWKGIVHVTLRYPEYKYLMGGVSISNQFSDFSKSLMIEFMKSHYYDPYIAQYICPKKEYKVKLKDADKDFVFDSTKADMQKFDKIIDEIEPGALRIPVLIKKYVKQNARLVAFNEDPKFNNAVDGLMYIKVADIPDSTVKPVMEEFQAELERKATELQNANK, from the coding sequence ATGGCATTAGTAACATCTAAGGAAATTTCGCAAGTAATTGGTTTAGAGAAATTTGGTTTTCTTGGAACATTTGTTGGGTGGGTTCTTTTAAGAGTTCTTCGTATTTCGGCTATCAATAAAATTTACGAAAACAATAAAAATAAATCGGACTTAAATTTCTTAAATGGAGTTTTAGACGATTGTAATATTAAATTCGAAATTCCAGAAGAAGATTTAAAAAGAATTCCAAAAGATGGTGCTTTTATAACGGTTTCTAACCATCCTTTAGGAGGAATAGATGGTGTATTGTTGTTAAAATTATTAATAGAAAAAAGAACCGATTATAAAATAATTGCCAACTTTTTACTGCATAGAATAGAGCCATTAAAACCTTATGTAATGCCTGTAAACCCTTTTGAAACAAGAAAGGATGCAAAATCGAGTGTTAGAGGAATTAAAAGTGCATTATTACATTTAAAAGAAGGAAAACCATTGGGAATTTTCCCAGCAGGAGAAGTATCTACCTATAAAGATGGAAAATTAAAGGTAGATAAACCTTGGGAAGAAGGTGCAGTTCGCTTAATTAAAAAAGCGAATGTTCCAGTAATTCCAATTTATTTTCACGCAAAAAACAGTCGTCTTTTTTACTTTTTGTCAAGAATTTCAGACACGTTAAGAACGGCAAAATTGCCTTCGGAAGTAATTTCTCAAAATGGAAAAGTCGTAAAAGTTAGAATTGGAAAACCAATTTCGGTTACAGACCAAAATGAGTTTAAAGAAATACCTGCTTTTTATGAATTTATAAGGAAAAAAACATATATGTTAGCAAATCCTTTTGAAAAAGCCCATAAATTAATTTCTACACAGAACATAAAAATTCCTAAAAAACCAGCTAAAAAAATTGCACCTCAAAGAAATACCAATTTATTTGTTAAAGAAATAAATACGCTAAGAGAAAAAGAAGTTCGCTTATTAGAAAGTAAAAATTACGAAGTGTTTTTTGCAAGCGCAAAAGAGATTCCTAATTTATTACATGAGATTGGTAGATTACGTGAAATTACATTTAGAGAAGTTGGCGAGGGAACCAATAAAGAGATCGATTTAGATAAGTTCGATAAATATTATCACCATTTACTATTGTGGGATAGAGAGGCAAATTGTTTGGTGGGTGCGTACAGAATGGGGCTTGGAAAAGAGATTTTTAAAAAATACGGAATTAATGGTTTCTATGTTCAAACGTTGTTTAGAATTGAACCAGAATTGCACCAAATGATGGAAAACACCATTGAAATGGGTCGTGCCTTTATTATTGGCGAATATCAACAAAAACCAATGCCTTTATTTTTATTATGGAAAGGAATTGTGCACGTTACTTTACGTTATCCAGAATATAAATATTTAATGGGTGGTGTTTCTATTAGCAATCAGTTTTCAGATTTTTCTAAATCGTTAATGATTGAGTTTATGAAATCGCATTATTACGATCCATACATTGCACAATACATTTGCCCGAAGAAAGAATACAAAGTAAAATTAAAAGACGCAGATAAAGATTTTGTTTTTGATTCCACAAAGGCAGACATGCAAAAATTCGATAAAATTATTGATGAAATTGAGCCTGGAGCTTTAAGAATTCCGGTTTTAATAAAGAAATATGTGAAGCAAAATGCACGTTTGGTGGCTTTTAATGAAGACCCAAAATTCAACAATGCTGTAGATGGTTTAATGTATATTAAAGTGGCAGACATTCCAGATAGTACAGTAAAACCTGTAATGGAAGAGTTTCAAGCAGAGTTGGAAAGGAAGGCTACAGAGTTGCAGAATGCGAACAAGTAA
- a CDS encoding aspartate kinase, with translation MKIFKFGGASVKDATSVKNVANILQSEGTENTLVVISAMGKITNAFEEVVIAYYNKTNKLSEKLGIIEDFHKTIMNDLFEENEEIYKEIDILLGELSWFLARNTSQRFDYVYDQIICFGELLSTKIISAYLTKIDVENNWFDVRNYVKTDSNYRDAKVNWELTQDIINAKLDASKLNITQGFIAANDTENTTTLGREGSDYTAGIFAYCLNAENVTIWKDVPGVLNADPRVFEETTLLRQISYEEAIEMAFYGASVIHPKTLQPLERKEIPLLVRSFVNPKELGTRISKGSDLEPLIPCFIVKKDQILVSISALDFSFMVENNISYIFQKLHEYQLKVNLIQNSAISFSVCIDNKFKNFDAFYNDLKKEFKIDVQKGVDMFTVRHFDDKAIESIEEKGTSLLTQVNKETIQIVLATA, from the coding sequence ATGAAAATATTTAAATTTGGAGGAGCATCCGTAAAAGATGCAACAAGTGTAAAAAATGTAGCAAACATTTTACAAAGCGAAGGAACAGAAAATACATTGGTTGTAATTTCTGCCATGGGAAAAATAACCAATGCTTTTGAAGAAGTTGTAATTGCTTACTATAATAAAACTAATAAATTATCAGAAAAATTAGGTATTATTGAAGATTTTCATAAAACAATAATGAATGATTTGTTTGAAGAAAATGAAGAAATTTACAAAGAAATAGACATTCTTTTAGGAGAATTAAGTTGGTTTTTAGCGAGGAATACTTCACAAAGATTCGATTATGTGTATGACCAAATTATTTGTTTTGGAGAATTATTATCAACCAAAATAATAAGTGCATATTTAACCAAAATAGACGTAGAAAATAACTGGTTTGATGTAAGAAATTATGTAAAAACCGATAGTAATTATAGAGATGCAAAAGTAAATTGGGAATTAACGCAAGATATTATCAATGCTAAATTAGATGCTTCAAAACTAAATATTACCCAAGGTTTTATTGCTGCAAACGATACAGAAAATACAACTACTTTAGGTAGAGAAGGATCGGATTACACAGCAGGAATTTTTGCCTATTGTTTAAATGCGGAAAATGTAACGATTTGGAAAGATGTTCCAGGAGTGTTAAATGCAGATCCAAGAGTTTTTGAAGAAACGACTTTGCTAAGACAAATTTCTTACGAAGAAGCGATTGAAATGGCATTTTACGGAGCTTCTGTAATTCACCCAAAAACTTTACAACCTTTAGAAAGAAAGGAAATTCCTTTATTGGTTCGTTCTTTTGTAAATCCAAAAGAGCTTGGAACAAGAATTTCTAAAGGATCGGATTTAGAACCTTTAATTCCTTGTTTTATTGTAAAGAAAGATCAAATTTTAGTTTCTATTTCTGCATTAGATTTCTCTTTTATGGTGGAAAATAATATCAGTTATATTTTTCAGAAATTACATGAATATCAATTAAAAGTGAATTTAATTCAAAATTCTGCGATTAGTTTTTCTGTTTGTATTGATAATAAATTCAAAAATTTCGATGCTTTTTACAACGATTTAAAAAAAGAGTTTAAAATTGATGTTCAAAAAGGAGTAGATATGTTTACTGTGCGACATTTCGACGACAAAGCCATTGAAAGCATCGAAGAAAAAGGAACATCTTTACTAACACAAGTAAATAAAGAAACGATACAAATTGTTTTGGCAACAGCATAA
- a CDS encoding aspartyl protease family protein, with amino-acid sequence MKTTITTLLLTCLVSINIHTQVAEIPFKLKNATIYVKVKINNNTKANTFIFDTGATSDLIDATSAKELGLKANHKENVSGAGGTKSYDIILSQKLTLQQNIEIHNTNLVIADLTRLKEIDEGGFDGIIGYSLLKQYITKIDYVNKKILLYNKIKNVDIKGYKAINFEFGNGIPIPQFNVSIVLKNGESYTDKILFDSGAALTLLINTPYNKQHNINKKAGKSLISKSENLYGESISEVIAIESLNVAGYKLNDIPISIAHDKNGVSSYKNYLGILGSKIISRFNVILDYTTSTLYLKPNSSFNKTFDFPISGISLKKIDDDIIVNKVEKTSPAYKKGVRKGDKLIAINKNFSRNLKSYRSLLKKENNIVHLKLINLKGKTKKISFKLKRLL; translated from the coding sequence ATGAAAACTACAATAACAACATTACTTTTAACCTGTCTAGTTTCTATTAATATACATACACAGGTCGCGGAAATACCTTTTAAGCTTAAAAATGCTACTATTTATGTAAAAGTAAAAATTAATAACAATACCAAAGCAAATACTTTTATTTTCGACACTGGTGCCACATCTGATTTGATAGATGCTACATCCGCAAAAGAACTTGGTTTAAAAGCAAACCATAAAGAAAATGTTTCTGGTGCTGGCGGAACAAAATCTTATGATATTATACTTTCTCAAAAACTTACACTTCAGCAAAATATAGAAATACACAACACAAATTTAGTTATTGCAGATTTAACAAGATTAAAAGAAATTGATGAAGGTGGTTTTGATGGAATTATTGGATATAGTTTACTTAAACAATACATTACAAAAATAGATTATGTAAATAAAAAAATACTATTATATAATAAAATTAAAAATGTAGATATTAAAGGATATAAAGCTATTAATTTTGAATTTGGTAACGGAATTCCTATACCTCAATTTAACGTTTCTATAGTCTTAAAAAATGGAGAATCCTACACAGATAAAATTCTTTTTGATAGTGGAGCAGCCCTAACATTGTTAATAAACACACCATATAATAAGCAACATAATATAAATAAAAAAGCAGGTAAAAGTTTAATTTCTAAGTCTGAAAACTTATATGGAGAGTCTATTTCTGAAGTAATTGCAATAGAATCTTTAAATGTAGCTGGTTATAAATTAAATGATATACCCATATCTATAGCACACGATAAAAATGGAGTAAGTAGCTATAAAAACTATTTGGGCATTTTAGGTAGTAAAATAATAAGTAGGTTTAATGTTATTTTAGACTACACAACTTCTACCTTGTATTTAAAACCTAACTCTTCTTTTAATAAAACATTTGATTTTCCTATTAGTGGCATTAGTCTTAAAAAAATTGATGATGATATTATTGTAAATAAAGTAGAGAAAACTAGCCCAGCTTACAAAAAAGGCGTTAGAAAAGGAGATAAGTTAATTGCCATAAATAAAAACTTTTCTAGAAACCTTAAAAGCTATAGGTCTTTGCTAAAAAAAGAAAATAATATAGTCCATTTAAAGCTTATTAATTTAAAAGGTAAAACAAAAAAAATTAGCTTTAAATTAAAACGATTGTTATAA
- a CDS encoding GNAT family N-acetyltransferase, with the protein MSFIIRKGEEKDVQSVFDLITELAVFEKEPEAVEITVEDLLKDGFSETPRFNLFVAEQDAKIIGIALFYERYSTWKGKTIHLEDLIVTKSKQKIGAGKALYSAVLKYAHDNGFNRVAWEVIDWNTNAIDFYKSTGATYLKDWSVVQMNKENLTTYIQNN; encoded by the coding sequence ATGAGTTTTATCATAAGAAAAGGAGAAGAAAAAGACGTACAATCTGTGTTCGATTTAATTACAGAATTGGCAGTTTTCGAGAAAGAGCCAGAAGCCGTAGAAATTACTGTAGAAGATTTATTAAAAGACGGTTTTTCTGAAACCCCAAGATTTAATTTATTTGTTGCAGAACAAGATGCTAAAATTATTGGAATAGCGTTGTTTTACGAACGATATTCAACATGGAAAGGAAAAACGATTCATTTAGAAGATTTAATAGTTACCAAAAGTAAACAGAAAATTGGTGCAGGAAAAGCATTGTATTCTGCTGTTTTAAAATATGCGCACGACAATGGTTTTAATAGAGTTGCTTGGGAAGTTATCGATTGGAACACCAATGCTATTGATTTTTATAAAAGTACAGGAGCAACCTATTTAAAAGATTGGTCTGTAGTACAAATGAACAAAGAAAATTTAACAACATATATTCAAAATAATTAA
- a CDS encoding T9SS type A sorting domain-containing protein, which produces MINQLHKALFFAILLSINTIVSQTGPGGVGTVDGTSNLEYWIDANKNVTGAPVTNWLDLSGNAVGNTITGGPTLTTNSLNGQSVITFDGVDDHIVTNLSINAGVFPNLTVIALYVPRIDGSGGVWGEDDEGWDRFILDKGTNLNSMVSKGTGPELNITGIFPRLTPVITTVAYQEDVTNGSTVYANGKPQRTFTSNFAPEASNNLHIGDIGSTSGAYYFDGNIAELMVFGKSINLAERIIIENYLAAKYGLTLSNNDIYKKDASGFDFNVAGIGQANDGSKHTDSKGTGIIRINTPSALSNGDFLIWGEDKKNANYNFSTTSNYKQRLDTKWKVSKTNFTFSDVGVTGRVGLGNVTLIVDEADLDFSGKSPCKLQLIIDDNSNFSSIKRTYTFTKSGTSYIATDVNLENQDHFTLEYVDTIVLDNTTAFNGSGALNKPNTLDACYKLLVKNTVNGNLKLTENANVKEIEIESGGNLVVDSGFKLEVEDGIVNNGDIRLIGSSQLIQKHTGTSLNSGTGNLFKDQNSDLASVYRYNYWSSPVSSAVGSSSYTVAGVMKNGTLPTSVNSNPPNLNFTKNLDGNTTPLTISSNWIYGYVNGDGSGTGWSKKQESGTFNVGEGFLLKSPGAAQNYTFKGVPNDGDISFSIDAGHTSLLGNPYPSAIDANLLFTESSNIAALYFWEHKNELVGTGIEGHYKNGYIGGYGTRNATMGTAATTAVTGTAGLGNETYTAPKRYIPVGQGFFVEPASGLAATVNFKNSQRSFVTESGDSYFFKSKKTAKELYKNKITYLKVGFEAKDSKDIYLHSQIGISFKKGNTKNYDIGYDSRKYEINASDIYFNFSGIEDNLVIAGIGEIRKDLEIPIVVKNDSDAPVFLMIDEKQNINMPTFFKDAYTGVTYETNKPLKLKLAKGVYKNRFFITFSKETLGNTEILKEENLITVFKQEANKLVVQNTSLLKIKNIKVFNLLGASMLNYNTNNIANTKKIILNINKIPQGIYIISIKTAKGIINKKIIL; this is translated from the coding sequence ATGATTAATCAATTACATAAAGCTTTATTTTTTGCAATTTTACTTTCAATAAACACAATAGTTTCACAAACAGGTCCTGGAGGTGTTGGTACTGTAGATGGTACATCTAATTTAGAATACTGGATAGATGCTAATAAGAATGTTACAGGCGCCCCTGTTACTAATTGGTTAGATTTGTCGGGTAATGCTGTTGGTAATACGATAACTGGCGGGCCTACTTTAACAACAAATTCTTTAAACGGTCAAAGTGTTATTACATTCGATGGTGTTGATGACCATATTGTAACTAATTTAAGTATCAATGCAGGTGTTTTTCCAAATTTAACAGTAATTGCTTTGTATGTTCCTAGAATAGATGGTTCTGGTGGTGTTTGGGGGGAAGATGATGAAGGTTGGGATCGTTTTATTTTAGATAAAGGAACAAATCTTAATTCTATGGTTTCAAAAGGTACAGGACCAGAATTAAATATTACAGGTATTTTTCCTAGACTTACACCTGTTATTACAACAGTGGCATATCAAGAAGATGTTACAAATGGTTCAACTGTTTATGCGAATGGAAAACCTCAAAGAACATTTACTTCTAATTTTGCTCCAGAAGCTTCTAATAACTTACATATAGGAGACATTGGGTCAACTTCAGGGGCTTATTATTTTGATGGAAATATTGCAGAATTGATGGTTTTCGGAAAATCTATTAACTTGGCTGAAAGAATTATTATCGAAAATTATTTAGCAGCTAAATATGGTCTTACCCTCTCTAATAATGATATATATAAAAAAGACGCATCTGGTTTTGATTTTAATGTAGCAGGAATTGGTCAGGCAAATGATGGCTCTAAACACACAGATTCTAAAGGTACTGGTATTATTAGAATAAATACACCAAGCGCATTAAGTAATGGAGATTTTTTAATTTGGGGAGAAGATAAAAAAAATGCAAATTACAATTTCTCTACCACATCAAACTATAAACAAAGACTAGACACAAAGTGGAAGGTTAGTAAAACCAATTTTACGTTCTCTGATGTAGGTGTGACTGGGAGAGTAGGTCTAGGAAACGTAACTTTAATTGTTGATGAGGCAGATTTAGATTTTTCAGGTAAATCTCCATGTAAACTACAATTAATTATTGATGATAATAGTAATTTTTCATCTATTAAAAGAACGTATACATTTACAAAATCTGGTACATCTTATATTGCTACAGATGTAAACTTAGAAAACCAAGATCATTTTACTTTAGAATATGTAGATACTATTGTTTTAGACAATACTACAGCATTTAATGGTTCAGGTGCCTTAAATAAACCAAATACTTTAGATGCTTGTTATAAATTATTAGTAAAAAATACAGTAAATGGTAACCTTAAATTAACAGAAAATGCAAATGTAAAAGAAATAGAAATAGAATCTGGAGGTAATTTAGTGGTAGATTCTGGTTTTAAATTAGAAGTAGAAGATGGCATAGTAAATAATGGAGATATTAGATTAATTGGTAGCTCTCAATTAATTCAAAAACATACAGGTACATCTTTAAATAGTGGAACAGGTAATTTATTTAAAGATCAAAATAGCGATTTAGCCAGTGTTTATAGGTATAACTATTGGTCTTCTCCAGTATCTTCAGCTGTTGGATCAAGTTCATATACTGTTGCAGGTGTAATGAAAAACGGTACGTTACCAACCTCCGTAAATTCTAACCCACCAAATTTAAATTTTACAAAAAATCTTGATGGTAATACAACACCTTTAACCATATCTAGTAATTGGATTTATGGTTATGTTAATGGAGATGGAAGTGGAACAGGATGGTCTAAAAAACAAGAATCAGGTACATTTAATGTAGGAGAAGGTTTTTTACTAAAAAGCCCAGGAGCTGCACAAAATTACACATTTAAAGGTGTACCAAATGATGGTGATATTAGTTTTTCTATAGATGCAGGTCATACAAGTTTACTTGGTAATCCATATCCTTCTGCGATAGATGCAAATTTGCTTTTTACCGAAAGCTCTAATATCGCTGCTTTGTATTTTTGGGAACATAAAAACGAATTGGTAGGAACTGGAATCGAAGGTCATTACAAAAATGGATATATTGGAGGCTATGGAACTCGAAATGCTACTATGGGTACAGCAGCAACAACTGCTGTTACAGGAACTGCAGGTTTGGGAAATGAAACGTATACAGCTCCAAAAAGATACATTCCTGTTGGGCAAGGTTTTTTTGTAGAACCCGCTTCTGGTCTTGCAGCCACTGTAAACTTTAAAAATAGCCAACGTTCTTTTGTAACAGAATCTGGCGATTCTTATTTTTTTAAATCTAAAAAGACAGCTAAAGAGCTCTATAAAAATAAGATAACCTATTTAAAAGTTGGCTTCGAAGCAAAAGACTCAAAAGACATCTATTTACACTCTCAAATAGGAATATCTTTTAAGAAAGGAAATACAAAAAACTATGATATAGGATATGATAGTAGAAAATATGAAATTAATGCTTCTGATATTTATTTTAATTTTTCTGGTATTGAAGATAATTTAGTAATTGCTGGAATAGGAGAAATTCGTAAAGATTTAGAAATACCTATTGTTGTAAAAAACGATTCAGATGCTCCAGTTTTTCTTATGATTGATGAAAAACAAAACATAAATATGCCTACTTTCTTTAAAGATGCATATACAGGTGTAACTTACGAAACTAACAAACCATTAAAGTTAAAATTGGCAAAGGGTGTTTATAAAAACCGGTTTTTTATTACTTTTTCGAAAGAGACCTTAGGAAATACAGAAATTCTTAAAGAAGAAAATTTAATAACTGTTTTTAAACAAGAAGCTAATAAGTTAGTTGTTCAAAATACATCACTATTAAAAATAAAAAATATTAAAGTTTTTAACTTGTTAGGAGCTAGTATGTTAAATTACAACACTAATAACATTGCTAATACTAAGAAAATAATTTTAAATATCAACAAAATACCCCAAGGTATTTATATTATTTCCATAAAAACAGCAAAAGGAATTATAAATAAAAAGATAATACTATAG
- a CDS encoding superoxide dismutase, translated as MAFKLPELGYAYDALEPHIDAKTMEIHHTKHHNGYTTKLNGAIEGTDLEGKSIEDILTNLDMSNNAVRNNGGGFYNHSLFWTVMNPEDKGYLSGELKDAIEAAFGSKDKFMDAFSKAAATQFGSGWAWLCVHKGGKVEVCSTPNQDNPLMPGVSCGGTPILGLDVWEHAYYLNYQNRRPDYINAFFKVINWNEVERRYAEAK; from the coding sequence ATGGCTTTTAAATTACCGGAATTAGGTTATGCTTATGATGCTTTAGAACCGCATATTGATGCAAAAACGATGGAAATTCATCACACAAAACATCATAATGGATATACAACAAAATTAAACGGAGCTATAGAAGGAACTGATTTAGAAGGAAAATCTATCGAAGATATTTTAACGAACTTAGATATGAGTAATAATGCTGTTAGAAATAATGGAGGTGGTTTTTACAATCACTCTTTGTTTTGGACTGTTATGAATCCTGAAGATAAAGGATATCTTTCTGGAGAGTTAAAAGATGCTATTGAAGCTGCATTTGGTTCTAAAGACAAATTTATGGATGCTTTTTCTAAAGCTGCAGCAACTCAATTTGGTTCAGGTTGGGCTTGGTTGTGTGTGCATAAAGGAGGAAAAGTAGAAGTTTGTTCTACTCCTAATCAAGACAATCCTTTAATGCCAGGTGTTTCTTGTGGAGGAACTCCAATTTTAGGTTTAGATGTTTGGGAACATGCTTATTACTTAAATTACCAAAACAGAAGACCAGATTATATTAATGCTTTCTTTAAAGTAATTAACTGGAACGAAGTTGAACGCAGATATGCAGAAGCAAAATAA